The genomic stretch CCCGTTTTTCAAGATCCATTCAGTTCTCTGGATCCAAGAAAACTGGTGAAGGATATTATAGCCGAACCAATGCGCCTTCTTACGGATATGAAGGATGGGGAGATTCATAAAAAGACCATGGAGCTGCTCAGCGAAATTGGGCTTAATGAGGATCACATGTACAGGTTTCCGCATGAATTCAGCGGTGGCCAGAGACAAAGAATAGGCCTTGCCAGGGCCATATCAATTGAACCGAAGCTCCTAGTTCTTGACGAGCCAACTTCTGCGCTTGACGTTTCAGTGCAGGCACAGATTCTCAACATCCTTAAAGATATTCAGGACAGAAGAGGGATCACATACCTGTTCATCTCGCATCATCTCAGTGTCATAAGGATGATGTCAGATAGGGTAGCAGTTATGTATCTTGGGAAAATAGTTGAGCTCGCTGAAACTGACACGCTATTCACCGATATGCTCCATCCATATACAAAAGCGCTATTATCAGCCATACCTGTTCCCGATCCAAAGACTAAGGTAAAGCATATTGCACTGGAAGGAGAGATACCGAGCCCTTCTGACCCGCCAAAGGGCTGCCATTTCCATGCAAGATGCCCTGTTGCCATGGCTGATTGCGGCTGGTCACCACGAGATTTTGTTGGATCACTGCAAACCATGTTTGATAGGTTCCGTAACGAAGAAATCAAGAACCTCCCGGAACTTGGTGAAATAGTTATTGACGAGGAAGGGAACACGATAGACGTCACATTTCAGGGAACGTATCGTAACAATGATGAGTTGCTGGATATTATGAAAACGGTCATATCCAGGGAACAATCAAAGAGAAACGGCATACGTTTCAAAGCCATAAAAGAGATAACTCCCAATGCTACAATGAACGGTTTCACTATTAAACTGATAAAACCTAGGACTCCTACGCTCAAAGAAGTCCGCCCAGATCATTTCGTATCGTGCCTTCTTTATGAACCGGTAGGAGAGCAGGCGGGCACGGAGAAGGCAAATGCCGCAACAGAACAAGCCGCTTATTCGGTATAAAGAGGATGAATACAAAGAAGTCTCTGCAAAGGACCTTTCACGAAAAGAATTACTATCGTATATTTTTGGGGATTCCATCAGGGGATTCTATATACTTGGGTGCATCTTTCTTGACGGTCTTTTAGTGGGAGAAGCCTTTGACGATATCCCGGGATTCTACAGCATTAATCTGACTACTGGATACTATTTCTCAAACTTCAGTATATTCGCTGTTTATGTATTGTTAGTTAGCCTGTTTACTGACCTTATATTAATTTTCTACGAGATCAAGTTTTATAGGAAACGCTGGCCAAAGAAAGGGTTATGAGAGTGGACCTGGCCAGATATCTACAGTTCAGCCATTGCTTGCAGAGTACTTAACGCTTAATTTCGGTTTTATAAG from Thermoplasmataceae archaeon encodes the following:
- a CDS encoding ABC transporter ATP-binding protein translates to MEVERNKRRIVLSVFNLKKYFPISTGFRTVGSVRAVDGVTFTVREGETLGIVGETGCGKTTLGRTILRLTDPTDGDIFFDIPDEDMDNIINLETRLQDLDEDNPERKSIMEELKPLKEKYSLSNKSGRELIKIRKTMQPVFQDPFSSLDPRKLVKDIIAEPMRLLTDMKDGEIHKKTMELLSEIGLNEDHMYRFPHEFSGGQRQRIGLARAISIEPKLLVLDEPTSALDVSVQAQILNILKDIQDRRGITYLFISHHLSVIRMMSDRVAVMYLGKIVELAETDTLFTDMLHPYTKALLSAIPVPDPKTKVKHIALEGEIPSPSDPPKGCHFHARCPVAMADCGWSPRDFVGSLQTMFDRFRNEEIKNLPELGEIVIDEEGNTIDVTFQGTYRNNDELLDIMKTVISREQSKRNGIRFKAIKEITPNATMNGFTIKLIKPRTPTLKEVRPDHFVSCLLYEPVGEQAGTEKANAATEQAAYSV